Proteins encoded in a region of the Nicotiana tomentosiformis chromosome 9, ASM39032v3, whole genome shotgun sequence genome:
- the LOC104106062 gene encoding ABC transporter B family member 20-like: protein MSNFDINKMCCSYNLRWLRNHLGVVQQEPVIFSTTIGENVIYARNNASEAEMKEGARIADAHHFISSLPHGYDAHIGMRGVDLTPGQKQRIAIARVVLKTSHILLWDEACSSIESESSRVVQEALDTLVMRNKTAILIAHRAAKMRHVDNIVALNGGRIVEEGTHDTPMAKNGSYVRLMQPHFRKG, encoded by the exons ATGAGTAATTTTGACATTAACAAAATGTGTTGC TCGTACAATTTGAGATGGTTGAGGAACCATCTAGGAGTTGTGCAGCAGGAGCCAGTTATCTTCTCCACCACCATAGGGGAGAACGTAATTTACGCAAGGAACAATGCCAGTGAAGCTGAGATGAAAGAAGGTGCTAGAATAGCAGATGCTCATCATTTCATTAGTAGTTTGCCTCATGGATATGACGCACATATTGGGATGAGGGGCGTAGATCTGACCCCTGGACAGAAGCAAAGAATTGCAATAGCTCGTGTTGTATTGAAAACTTCACATATTCTATTATGGGATGAAGCATGCTCCTCCATTGAATCCGAATCAAGCCGAGTGGTACAGGAGGCTCTTGATACTCTTGTCATGCGAAACAAAACTGCGATTCTAATTGCCCACCGAGCAGCCAAGATGAGGCATGTTGACAACATAGTGGCACTTAATGGAGGAAGAATTGTAGAGGAAGGCACCCATGATACACCAATGGCAAAAAATGGCTCGTATGTACGCTTGATGCAACCTCACTTCCGGAAGGGATGA